GCGGACGTTTTTGCAGGGGTGAAAATGCTCCAGCAAACTCTGCGGACGTTTTTGCAGGGGTGAAAATGCTCCAGCAGACTCTGCGGACGCCAATACAGGGGTGTATTTGCGACAAAAAAAAGGTAAACTTATAAGTGCATAAGCAACTATAGTAATCCAGCAGCGTTGAAGGAACTGAAGGGCTGTATTGGCGGCTTTGCCTTTACCTTGTAGCAGATGCTCCCTAAATTTATTTGCTACAACCTTTGGCCGTAAGTTTATAGGCTATAAACCTTATACTTAAGTTTGGCGAAAGTACAATGCCCTATGGCAATCGTATATTTTGATGAAAAAGTTAAATAAGACTGTAAATAAGTATTAAATTCGCCACTGAAATGCTTGCAGGCGTAGCCTGTAAACATATACCCATAACCATTATATAACGTAACCTCAAGTGTAAGCTATAAAATCATCGAACAGTACTTTACCTTATGGTAAATTTTATGAGTCTAGTGACCTTTTAGCAAAAGTTTTGGGATTAGTATATAAGGGCGATTTATTAGATATACGCGAGTTAATTGCAAAAAAAAAATATAAACCAGTAATACGGCAGGAATGTTTATACAATTTTTACATGGAGGTGACGAGCATAAACCAGAAACTCAAGATTATATTAGTTGGAATTATCTTGAGCATAAACGTAAATTTATAAAAATTCAAGGCGAATATATTTCTAACTATTACAATCAACCAGAAAAGAAAGTTGCTGAATTAAATTTATGGTGTGAATGGGAACCTCAATCAGTAGTTATTAAAGAGTTTGAATGTAGTCAATCAAAATTATTTCCTAAATATTTGTTTAATCCATATTTTGATTTGTCTGCAAGTTTAACTAAGCATATTGACTATTCTTTTTCAGAAAAGGTAATAAAAAAGCTTATTTCACTGGGAATCCCAGATTCAATTATCAACAATATGAGAAATATTGTTAAGGATGGGGAATTTTATGATTCTGAAAAACAAACTCCTAAAAGACTATCTCTTAAAAAATTTGAATATGCTTTTAAAAATATAACAAATGTATCGAATGTTTTTAGCAAATATAAAGAGCAAATATTGAATGCATCAAAAAATTACTACAATAGACAAAATACAGATCCATTTATATTTGGAGAAAATTTTAATTATTTTGTTTGTAGACAAAATTCGAAAAAAAGTTTTACAAAATTGACTGAACTTAAAGCTGGTGATGTAATTTTATTTGGATCGAACAAGAATAAATGTGATTTTATTCTTGATACAGTTTTTGTCGTTTCGGATAAACCTCCAATTATTTATTGTCCAACAAATTTTGAGCATACAGTAAAAAAAGAGATTTCTGATGAATATTATAACATTTCTTTTGTTTCAGCATTTTCAAAATTTTTGAATATTCAACGAATAAGTCAACCTAACAAAGGTTTTAAATTATATTTTGGTGCAACTTATGATAATCCAATAAATGGTATGTTTTCTTTTACACCTGTAATGTTACATGAAAAAAATAGCAAACGAGGGTTTAAGCGACCAAAAATCAAAATAGAAGATCATATCAAAGATAGGTTAAATACTAATTTTTTTGCAACTGCTTTAAATGATAGTGAAAAAACTAAAAAACTATGGGAGGAAACTGTAAAGCAAGTATTGACAGACGGTCAAAAATTACTGTTGGGAACTAAATTTGCAATGCCAATAAATAAAACTAAACCTGATTATCAAATTCCCGATAATGTTGTTGTTAGTGGGAATAGCTGTATTCCCGAATTAGATGAAATTGATGATGATAATTAATGCAATTCTAAGTTTGAATCTATAATCATTTTTATATATACTAAACGTTGGGTATAATAGAACTAAAATGAATCACCAAGAACAATTTTATAAAATGACTAAAGGAGATGTAATAAAAGGGGAAAAAACAGATCATCCAATTGTCTTTATTAAAAATGATGTAGATGATCAATTTATTGGGTGTATGATAACTCACTCTAGTAGTGATTTGTATCCGAATAATATAGGACTCAAGTCAGCACATTTTTTTGAAAAAGACGATGAGGGAAATGATTGGAAGATAAAATATGATAACTCATATTTTGTAGAACTATATCTTATTAAGAGAAATGATTGGGGGCCATATAAAATAAAAGGGCGATTAACACAAGATGGAGTTGAATTTGTTGAAAAATATTTGAAAGGTAAAACCCCAATTTGGTGGAATGAATATAATAAAAAGTAAAAGTCTTTTGCACAATCGAGTAGGTAGCCCACACTATCCGAAGTTTAGATTAAAAGCACTAAGCACGAAGGAGTTTGTATTCCGTCGAATATAATTAGCAGCTTTTGACTACCGTAAAACGTAAAAAAAAGAGAACTGTATAAAAGAGTTATGGTATTTGCAGATAAAAATAAGTTGTGGTTATCGAAAGGCCACAATATCTTCTATCAAACCAAAAAAACTATTATACCTCCTTATATACAAAACCAAAAGTGCCTCCAATCGGAGGCACTTTGCGTATTATACACCTATGTAGGTTAATGTTTTTGGTGTTTGGGGGCTGGCTATAGCGATAGGTGGAGCGCTAGCCCGACGTTGTTTCTATCTATAAGGGTGGGGCCAAAGGTTAGCTTTCCCTTATTGCTCTCCTTACCCATTTTTCGGATAAACGAAATGGTTTTTCCTCGCGATGTCACTATTTTTCCGTAGGTGTAGCCAATGGCAAGGGCCAACGGGTAGTCGCTAAGCCAATGCACGCCGTTGTTCATCATCGACAGGCCAATAAGTCCGATAACGGAGTAGCCAACGGGGCGTATCCACCTTATTTCGGGATAGTTTTCGGCGTATATGGTAACGGAGGCCATGGCGGTGGCCAAATGGCCCGATGGGAAGGCGTCGTGGTTGGGCACATCCGATTGGTAGTGCGAGGTGCTGGGGAAAAGGTGCCAATCGCCCGTTCCGCTTTCGGTTTTAAAGGGGCTTTGGCGTCCCGTAATACGTTTAATAAGCTGTACGGTTACTCCCATGGCAATATAGCCTTCGGCAATTTGCGATGCGGTAAGTATGGCCCTACTATCCTTGCAAATTAGCCCTTTGGTCAGCACGCCAGCTGTAAAGGCGATGGTTGGCCATCCCTCTCCTATATAGTAAAGGGTAGAGTTTAGGTTTTGCGGAAGGTCCATCATGTTAACCCTAGTACCGCCAACATTAAACTTAATGGCGTTGGCAAACTTACGCTCGTTGCTAACTCCGGCCCATCGGCTAAACTGCTGCACGGCGTCCATTGCCTGCCTGTCGAAGGTCATAAGGATGGCGGTGGTGGCAGCCAGCGCGCCCACGGTAATTAGCCCCTTCTTCTGTACGGTGCGTCGTCCAAATTCGCACCAATCCTTAGGGATGTTGGTAATAAAGTGATATCCTTTTGGCGATTCGTAGGTGATTTGGGTAGAGTCGTTAACTTGGATGGTTGTTGTAGGTCGCGATTTCTTTGCGAGGGTGCTGTCGTTGGCGCTAACGGTGCGGGCAGATACTGCCGTGCTGTCCTGCGCCGATGCCATCCCTACGTGGATAAAAAGGAGAATGAGTGGCGTTAAAAGTAGCTTGTTCATGGTACTATACGTAAACGGGTATTTTGTTTTGTTTCTGTTGCTGCTTGCCCTTCTGCCTTCGGCGATGGGCGTTTTGGGGTATCAAACCCGCTGCGTTGGCTTCGGTATTAGTCGAAGTAGGCGTTAATGCCAATCCCCAGCACGAGATTTTGCGTGGCATCGCGGGTATCCCTAAAGGAGGAGTAGGTGGGAACTCCTGCATCAATGTTTTCTATTTCGGCGTAGCGGGGGCGAGCAAGGCTCATGGAGTAGTCGGCAAAAAGGCGAAGCCCCATGTTGCGCGATAGCATTGTTACCGTGGCAATGCCCGTTTCGAAGCCCCAGTGCCTGTCAATCTTCGATCGGTAGCCAACAATCTTCTCTGGATTGGCGGTACCGGGTACCTTCTTTTTTACAAATAGTATTTCGGATGCCGATGATGATGCGTAGCCACCAAGCAGCTTGGTGTTTAGGTAAAATCGGCGCGAGATGGGGTACGAAAAGTAGGGTCCCACAAAGATATGCGTTACCGACATGCTGCCCGGCTGCACGTAGTCTACCTGCGACTTGAAGTTGGGGTGGGCATCCAAGAAGGAGGACTCGTTAAGCTCCAGTGTACTGGTATTAATGGATATCTTACCGCCAAAGCCTAGGTGGGGCGTTACGAAGTAGGCTCCTTCGGTACCCACATAGAATCCCAAATTTAGCTCTATGTTGGTGTCATCCTCCAGCTCTATTACGTTATTTAAAACGGAGTATCCCGAGCTGATATTCCAGAAGGTAGGCTTAAAATCGGTGGGTGGCAGGTCTTGACAAATGGCGCGCGAGGATAATCCCTTATTTCCGTAGATAAGATCGCCGAAGTAGTATCCTAGGTTAGATGATAGGATGCCAATACCAGCGCCGGCGGCCACATCCGAAAGCCAGTGCTTGTTGTTCATAACCCGCCCCATGGCAATGGAGGTAGCTGTAGCGTATCCAAAGATGCTGTAAAGCGGGCTTCGGGTTACCCCATACTCCTTATGGAGCCAAGTTGCCAGGGTGAAGGCCATTGCGGTGTGTCCCGAAGGAAAGGAGTTGTTGGCAGAGTGATCGGGGCGCCACTTATGGATGGTTCCCTTTAGGGTATTAACCGTTGCCCCCATAATGGCTGCCGAAAAGCCCGTTGATACGGCTAGTCGGCCCCACGAGCTACGTCCATCTACCCCAAACGCTTTTAGCGCGTAGGTAAGTAACCCCGGAGCGTACTGCATGTAGTCGTCGTAGCGGTAGCTGAATTGGGGAATATTGTAGTTGCGGGCTGCCCTAACGTAGTCGTCGCTTTTGCACGAGAGTGCTGCAAACGTAAAGATACCAGCAGGAATGTAGGTTAGCTGAAATGCTTTGCTGGTTGTAATTCGTTGAAACTGATTTTCCAGAGGCTCTTTAGCGAAGGCATCGGGAAAGGAGGGATATCTTATCGCGGTGCGCGTTGTGTCGTAAGCTGCGCGGTGGTACAGGCTGGCATATTGGGCCGTCAAATTTGTTGGAAATAGCAAAAGGGGAGTAAATAGTGCGTTTAGCAATAGTAATCTTATAGCTTTCATTTGTGGTGATTTTGTACGTGGTATGTGCTCCTTATTTCCTCTAGGTTCTACACCTTTCTGCCAAAAAGTGAATGGCAAAAGTAGAATTCATTTTGGCAGATGGATAAACCCTAATGTTAATTTATAGAGATATTTTTTGTAGAATGTACTGGTAAAATAGCTTAAAAAGCGTTTCTAGTGTGAATAACATGCCCAATTGCAGGGGGGCGTAAGGTTGGGCTGGATAAAAAATAAACGCTTTCCGCTATTTATTGTAGGGTAGCATCTCATCGTGTTGGTAATAATTATATATTTGAGGCTCATCCGAAGCAAAATGATTCTATTCAATCGTTTTATTCTTCTTTACAACACCTCCTACAAGGGGCTATTCGAATGCTTGATGTGCTAGCGTTCGCCCTTTCTGCATGATCATTTTTCCTTGGAATATTTTTCTAACCATATAACCTATTTCTTATGTTTTCAGCAAAAACGTATATCGAACGCCGTAGGCGTCTGCAAGCCGATGTTGCATCTGGTATTCTCCTATTCTTGGGCAACGACGATTGCGGCATGAACTATGCCGATAACACCTACCATTTTAGGCAGGATTCCACTTTCCTATACTTCTTTGGCTCCGACTATGCGGGGCTTTCGGCCATTATCGATATCGATAACGATCGGGAAATCATCTTTGGTGACGAGCTAACCATCGACCATATTGTTTGGATGGGCACGCAGCCCACCATCCGCGAGAAGAGCTTACAGGTTGGCGTTAATCTAACCATGCCGCTCTCTTCGCTCAAAACCTACATCGACGAGGCTATCAGAAAAGGACGTAAGGTGCATTTCCTTCCTCCATATCGACCCGAGCATCAGGTTAAGCTGTTCGAACTAACAGGGGTTAACCCTGCCGAACAGGCATCGTTGGCGTCGTTGGATTTTATTAAGGCGGTGGTAAACCAACGTAACTATAAATCGGACGAGGAGATTGTACAGATAGAGGATGCGGTGAACATATCTGCCGAGATGCACCTGCATGCCATGCAAATGGCCCGTCCGGGGATGAAGGAAGCAGATATTGCTGCAGCTGTTACCAGCATTGCGCTTGCTAGGGAGGGGAACTTATCGTTTCCGGTTATTGCCACCATCAACGGACAAACGCTGCATAACCACTACCACGGAAATACTCTGAAGGATGGCGATATGCTGCTGCTCGATGCTGGTGCCGAGAATAGGATGCACTATGCTGGCGACCTATCGTCTACCATTCCGGTATCGAAATGCTTTAGCGATAGGCAACGAAGCATTTACCAGATAGCGCTTAATGCCCACCAAAGTGCAGTGGCCGCCCTTAGGCCCGGTGTTGCCTTTAGGGATATCCATCTGCTGGCCGTAAAAGCTATTGTTGATGGCATGAAGGAGCTTGGCCTTATGAAGGGCGACGCTACCGAAGCGGTAAATGCGGGTGCGCACGCGCTATTCTTCCAGTGTGGCTTGGGGCATATGATGGGGCTAGATGTGCACGACATGGAAAACCTGGGAGAGGTTTGGGTTGGCTACAACGGAGAGCCAAAGAGCACCCAGTTTGGGTTAAAGTCGTTGCGCCTTGCCCGTAAGCTCGAGCCAGGATTTGTGCTTACCATCGAGCCAGGTGTTTACTTTATTCCAGAGCTTATTGATATGTGGAAGGCAGAAAAACGCTTCGAGCAGTTTATTAACTACAGCGAGGTGGAGAAGTATCGCGACTTTGGAGGGCTACGCAACGAGGAGGATTTCCTTATTACCGCCGATGGTGCCCGCCGCCTAGGTAAGCATGTACCCATTACCATGGAGGATGTTGAAGCGATGCGCTAGCATTTAGCGGTTACACCATCATTTACGTTAGGAGTGGAATTTTCGATACTACATTAATACGAATAGTATGAATAAGATAGTTAAGTTGGCTGTGTTGCTTATCCCTGCGCTGCTTTGGCAGAGTAACCTGTTGGGATGTACCGTTATTGTTGCGGGGAAAAAGGCAACGGTAGATGGTAGCGTACTGAATTCGCATACCGACTGTGGCGCCGATTGCCGTATTCGGGTTGTTCCGGGTAAAAAATATCCGAAGGGAGTGCTTGCACCCGTGTATTACGGTATCCAGCGTGTAGATCTTCCTTTTGGAAACGATGGCGAGGTATTGGGGTATATTCCTCAGGTGGAGCAAACCTACTCCTACTTTCGCTCTGCCTACTCGCACATGAATCAGCACCAGCTTTGCATTGGCGAAAGCACCTTAAGCCAAAGGGACGAGCTGCAGGTGGCCAAAGGCGAGGGAAAGCAGATAATGACGGTGGAGCAGGCGATGATTTTTGCGCTGGAAAGGTGTAAGAAGGCCGAAGATGCGCTTGCCCTTATTACTTCGTTGATGGAGAAGTATGGGTTTCTTCCATCGTGCGGACCCGAAAGCGAATGCCTAACCATTGCCGATCCCGACAAGGTTTGGATTCTGGAGCTCTTTAGCGTAGGCAAAGGATGGACGCCCGAAAGCGGAAAGCCCGGGGTGATATGGGCTGCCCAGCGTTTAGCCGACGAAGATGTTGCCATAATTCCCAACTGGAGCATCATAAAGGAGATTGATCTATCGCAGCCAGATAGGTTTAAGGCCTCGTCGAACTACATGAGCGAGGCGATTGAGCGTGGTTGGTACTCTCCTAAAAGCGGAAAACCCTTCATTTGGCAAAAGGCGTATGCCCCCATCGCCAGAGAGTGGGCAACCAACCGATTTTGGCTTTTTGCGAACACCTTTAAGCCCAGCGAAGCTAAAATCCCAAGCCGAAAAACTACCGATGCATACGGTATGCTCGATCAGTACCCCCAGTTTGTCGAAGATCTAGACCTGTATCCAACATCCTTTACGCCAGATAAGAAGGTTACCGTAAGGGATATTATGGATTTTCAGCGCTCTACCTTTACTGGAACCATCTACGATAAGGAAAACGATCCGTCGTGGTACTATATGGGCAAGGATGGTAATGCGGTGAAAAGCAAGCTGGCAACTCCATTCCCCACAAGGGAAATGCAGCGACTTTTTAAGACAACTCGCCGCCGTGCAGTTGCTCGTCCCGATGGCGAATATGGCATGGTTGCCCAGCTAAGAGGATGGCTGCCCAACGAGGTAGGTGGTGTATACTGGGTTTTCCAAGATAATGCCTACACGTCTCCCTATCTTCCAATATTTGCAGGGGTAACGGCTGTTCCGGCTAGCTATGCAACCTATAATCCCAATAAGGTGGAGGATAACTCTGCACGTTGGGCCATAGATATGGTAGATAACCTGCTATACCTAAACTGGCAGGATGGGAAGCAGGATTTGGCGGCTGCGCGCAGGCCTATGGAGGATCGTTTCTTTGAGAGAAACGCTCAGGTGGAGAAGGAGTATGTGGACTTGAAGGCGAAAAATCCTAAAAAAGCGCAGGAGCTGCTAAATGCTCATTGCGCCGAGTGTGCCTCGCAGATTATGGATACCTACAAGGAGTTACGCAATACGCTTTTGGTAAAGTACTCGAATAATAAGAGGTAGTGCGCCGATTATTTTGTGGACTATTGTGTGAATTTATTAGCAATTTTGTAACTTCATCTCCATATTATAAACCAAACTTGACGAATATGAACAGCATTAAAGGAACAAGAACAGAGCAAAACCTTCTTAAAGCATTTGCCGGAGAATCTCAGGCTAGCCGTCGTTACAAAATGTTTGCAAAGAAGGCGCAGGAGGAAGGGTACGAGCAGATTGCCGCCATTTTTAATGAAACAGCATTGAATGAGGACGAGCATGCGCGTATTTACTTCAGCTTCCTAGAGGGTGGAATGGTAGAAATTACGGCTTCTTACCCAGCTGGTGTTGTTGGTACTACTGCCGAAAATTTGGCAGCTGCTGCAGGTGGCGAAGAGGAGGAGTGGAGCGTTCTTTATCCTGAGTTTGCCCGTATTGCAGAAG
This is a stretch of genomic DNA from Alistipes sp. ZOR0009. It encodes these proteins:
- a CDS encoding dipeptidase, with product MNKIVKLAVLLIPALLWQSNLLGCTVIVAGKKATVDGSVLNSHTDCGADCRIRVVPGKKYPKGVLAPVYYGIQRVDLPFGNDGEVLGYIPQVEQTYSYFRSAYSHMNQHQLCIGESTLSQRDELQVAKGEGKQIMTVEQAMIFALERCKKAEDALALITSLMEKYGFLPSCGPESECLTIADPDKVWILELFSVGKGWTPESGKPGVIWAAQRLADEDVAIIPNWSIIKEIDLSQPDRFKASSNYMSEAIERGWYSPKSGKPFIWQKAYAPIAREWATNRFWLFANTFKPSEAKIPSRKTTDAYGMLDQYPQFVEDLDLYPTSFTPDKKVTVRDIMDFQRSTFTGTIYDKENDPSWYYMGKDGNAVKSKLATPFPTREMQRLFKTTRRRAVARPDGEYGMVAQLRGWLPNEVGGVYWVFQDNAYTSPYLPIFAGVTAVPASYATYNPNKVEDNSARWAIDMVDNLLYLNWQDGKQDLAAARRPMEDRFFERNAQVEKEYVDLKAKNPKKAQELLNAHCAECASQIMDTYKELRNTLLVKYSNNKR
- a CDS encoding aminopeptidase P family protein, whose protein sequence is MFSAKTYIERRRRLQADVASGILLFLGNDDCGMNYADNTYHFRQDSTFLYFFGSDYAGLSAIIDIDNDREIIFGDELTIDHIVWMGTQPTIREKSLQVGVNLTMPLSSLKTYIDEAIRKGRKVHFLPPYRPEHQVKLFELTGVNPAEQASLASLDFIKAVVNQRNYKSDEEIVQIEDAVNISAEMHLHAMQMARPGMKEADIAAAVTSIALAREGNLSFPVIATINGQTLHNHYHGNTLKDGDMLLLDAGAENRMHYAGDLSSTIPVSKCFSDRQRSIYQIALNAHQSAVAALRPGVAFRDIHLLAVKAIVDGMKELGLMKGDATEAVNAGAHALFFQCGLGHMMGLDVHDMENLGEVWVGYNGEPKSTQFGLKSLRLARKLEPGFVLTIEPGVYFIPELIDMWKAEKRFEQFINYSEVEKYRDFGGLRNEEDFLITADGARRLGKHVPITMEDVEAMR
- the rbr gene encoding rubrerythrin, with the translated sequence MNSIKGTRTEQNLLKAFAGESQASRRYKMFAKKAQEEGYEQIAAIFNETALNEDEHARIYFSFLEGGMVEITASYPAGVVGTTAENLAAAAGGEEEEWSVLYPEFARIAEEEGFKKIATHFKLIAAVEETHMKRYRKLQQEVEEGKVFEREEDIDWVCRECGYHHKGKKAPKNCPNCQKSQAYFEEYNDNY
- a CDS encoding phosphatase PAP2 family protein, with the translated sequence MKAIRLLLLNALFTPLLLFPTNLTAQYASLYHRAAYDTTRTAIRYPSFPDAFAKEPLENQFQRITTSKAFQLTYIPAGIFTFAALSCKSDDYVRAARNYNIPQFSYRYDDYMQYAPGLLTYALKAFGVDGRSSWGRLAVSTGFSAAIMGATVNTLKGTIHKWRPDHSANNSFPSGHTAMAFTLATWLHKEYGVTRSPLYSIFGYATATSIAMGRVMNNKHWLSDVAAGAGIGILSSNLGYYFGDLIYGNKGLSSRAICQDLPPTDFKPTFWNISSGYSVLNNVIELEDDTNIELNLGFYVGTEGAYFVTPHLGFGGKISINTSTLELNESSFLDAHPNFKSQVDYVQPGSMSVTHIFVGPYFSYPISRRFYLNTKLLGGYASSSASEILFVKKKVPGTANPEKIVGYRSKIDRHWGFETGIATVTMLSRNMGLRLFADYSMSLARPRYAEIENIDAGVPTYSSFRDTRDATQNLVLGIGINAYFD
- a CDS encoding phosphatase PAP2 family protein encodes the protein MNKLLLTPLILLFIHVGMASAQDSTAVSARTVSANDSTLAKKSRPTTTIQVNDSTQITYESPKGYHFITNIPKDWCEFGRRTVQKKGLITVGALAATTAILMTFDRQAMDAVQQFSRWAGVSNERKFANAIKFNVGGTRVNMMDLPQNLNSTLYYIGEGWPTIAFTAGVLTKGLICKDSRAILTASQIAEGYIAMGVTVQLIKRITGRQSPFKTESGTGDWHLFPSTSHYQSDVPNHDAFPSGHLATAMASVTIYAENYPEIRWIRPVGYSVIGLIGLSMMNNGVHWLSDYPLALAIGYTYGKIVTSRGKTISFIRKMGKESNKGKLTFGPTLIDRNNVGLALHLSL